A genomic window from Silene latifolia isolate original U9 population chromosome 11, ASM4854445v1, whole genome shotgun sequence includes:
- the LOC141612101 gene encoding limonoid 21-O-acetyltransferse-like, with protein sequence MAPIVTVQVKTISTEIIKPSSPTPSHLKSFTLSLVDQIHPPYHSIILLFYPKTKATLSTAVDVSILKSSLSETLSKYYPFAGRCMDDFTVSCNDQGITFTETRVDYVLSDFLASPNKVDHLYKLTPPKNIRDEKVLPQRYPLAFQVNVFSCGGVVLGCFFLHKLVLDGTSQVSFLKYWAAIAANSRRNRDSIIVPPTPDFDAVAIAFPPRATVGSWVFENNSHEDKASDKEERLIAKNFVFSKQAISQLREMAASTEVPKPTRVEALAGFVWEHCVAAASSARTPLATSDHNPSIMSVVVNMRPRIKPPLSTSVVGNLVTSASAHAKEGRMRLPELVKEIHTAVSNISDTIESYQGGKNIEALVADVGPVVHYIPGLYGVSSWTQFGLDEIDFGFGKPKWASPTNGILAPTSRNFIYFVVDTNGDGIEVWLYLVEKEMKNLESNKKFLAFACPN encoded by the coding sequence ATGGCACCCATAGTTACGGTACAAGTGAAAACCATATCTACCGAAATAATAAAGCCCTCCTCACCGACACCTTCTCATCTCAAATCCTTCACACTCTCCCTTGTTGATCAAATTCACCCTCCTTACCActccatcatcctccttttctatCCAAAAACAAAAGCCACTCTATCCACCGCGGTAGACGTAAGTATCCTAAAATCTTCGCTTAGTGAAACCCTATCGAAGTACTACCCTTTTGCAGGACGTTGCATGGACGACTTCACCGTGTCATGCAACGACCAAGGGATAACTTTCACTGAAACACGTGTCGACTATGTTCTTTCAGACTTCCTTGCCTCACCAAACAAGGTTGATCATTTATACAAGCTAACGCCGCCTAAGAACATTAGGGACGAAAAGGTGTTGCCACAGAGGTACCCACTTGCATTTCAGGTGAACGTATTCTCGTGTGGCGGAGTCGTCCTCGGGTGTTTCTTTCTCCACAAGCTTGTGCTTGATGGAACTTCTCAAGTATCGTTTCTCAAGTATTGGGCTGCTATAGCAGCAAATAGTCGGCGCAACCGGGACAGCATTATTGTCCCTCCTACGCCCGATTTTGATGCTGTTGCAATAGCCTTTCCGCCTCGTGCCACGGTAGGCTCATGGGTCTTTGAAAACAATTCCCACGAGGACAAAGCGAGTGACAAAGAGGAAAGATTAATAGCCAAGAATTTTGTGTTCAGTAAACAGGCTATATCCCAGCTCAGGGAAATGGCCGCAAGTACGGAGGTGCCTAAGCCGACTAGGGTCGAAGCCTTGGCGGGGTTTGTTTGGGAACATTGCGTGGCAGCGGCGTCCTCTGCAAGGACCCCGCTAGCTACAAGTGATCATAACCCGTCCATAATGTCAGTCGTAGTGAATATGCGGCCAAGAATCAAACCTCCGCTTTCAACTTCCGTAGTTGGAAACCTCGTTACGAGTGCATCAGCTCATGCTAAAGAGGGTAGGATGAGGCTACCAGAGCTAGTTAAGGAGATTCATACCGCGGTGTCGAATATAAGTGACACAATTGAATCTTACCAAGGAGGTAAAAATATTGAGGCCTTGGTTGCAGACGTTGGACCAGTTGTTCATTACATACCGGGTTTGTACGGAGTTAGTAGTTGGACACAATTCGGGTTGGATGAAATTGATTTTGGATTTGGTAAGCCTAAATGGGCTTCTCCTACAAATGGGATACTAGCTCCTACATCAAGGAATTTTATCTACTTTGTTGTAGATACTAATGGTGATGGGATTGAAGTATGGTTGTACTTGGTGGAGAAGGAGATGAAAAATTTGGAGTCCAACAAGAAATTCCTTGCTTTTGCTTGCCCTAATTAA